CAGCTTGCCTTGAAGGTAGAGCAGTGAGAGTGGATAGCAAGGCTCACAGAATGATGAGACGAATGCTGTGCCTTCCCTATTCCACCAAGCAGATGATGCTCGTTCCTCTTCTGGACTCTCAACAGCTGTACCAATCGTTCCGTAACAATGTTGATCTGTGAACCTCCATCCAGTAAAGCTCGAGCCCAGATACGTGTTCCGTCAACATTCACTACTTGTACCATTGCTGTTGGTAACAGgattattttttcgaaattgtTGCGCGCACAATGTTGAACAATAGAAGCCGGTGTAGCTGCTTCTGCATTTGATGTAGACGGCAGTGATGACGCTGATGCTAATGACGACTGATCAATTGGAGAATTCGGTTTGTGAAGCATCGTATGATGATTTCGCTGACATACACGGCAAGATCCGGACGAACAATCCTTTCGCTGATGACCCGCCGACAAACAGTTAAAACACAACTGTCCGTTCCTCACTAGCTCGTGTCGCTTTTCCACAGATGCATTTCGAAACACTTCGCACAGGTACGCAGCATGTGAAGCCCTTTTGCAGAATGAACAAACCTTTGTGGCCGGCTTAACCACGCTGTACACTTCGTTGCGGGTTTTCATTCTGCCTCcagctgttgttgcttcacTTGTTCGATTCCTGCCTGGAGCCATGGCTTGCAAAACAGTTGCTTGGCTGCGAAGGAATTTCATGATCTCGTCATACGTGGGAACATTGGTTGAGCTATGAtgtatttcccattgtttaaGTGTGGCCAGGTCTAATTTAGAGCAGACCATGTGAGCTAAGAGCACGCTCCATCCTTCCGTGGCCACTCCCATTCTAGTCGTCATTTTAACACCACGCTCAAAACTGTCAATTAAAGAAATCAGTGATTCGTATGATTCCTTTTTCATGTGTGGTATcgcaaataatccatcaagATATCGTTTCACCactagctttttgttttcgaatcGCGATTTCAATACTTCCCAGGCAACAGAATAATTTGCGTCGGTGATTTCGATGTCTCCTACTACGTTAAGAGCATCCTTTTGAAGAGAGCCTTTTAAGTATCGTAGCTTGTCTACGTCGGCTAAATTCTTATTGCGATCAATAAGACTGAGAAAGGCATCTCGAAACGGTAACCAATCTTCCATCTTTCCATCAAAAGTTGGCAAGCGCATTTCGggaagttttgtgtgtggcatGGTATCGCGTGTTGGTGTGGAAACTACACTTGATGACAAGTTTCTTTCAATTGCCAATGAAAGCTCAAAATGGCGGTTCTCGAAAGAGGcgtactcttcttcttcttgttcgaaCTGTGCATTGGAAGAAGAAACCAAATTGTTGGTGTGCCATGTTTCATATTCCGTGGATAGCATCGACAAGCGTGACGCACATCCTTTCAGAAAAGCGGCATCCGCTCTTGTTGCATGCTGTAGTGCTTGATCAATGCGGTCCAGCCTTTGGTCGAAATGCTGACGCATTCGCTTTCTTTTCTCCGCCAgcattgctgctgttggaaaAGTAGGACTTGAATTTACTGATTCAAAACCTGCAAACTCACTCTCCGAAGCTTCTCTTGCCACGGCTGCCCTCAGTATTGGATTGGCTTGGACATTATCGCTGTCTGATGCAGCTTGCACATGTGATACACGATGCGATGCGTCTTGTTCCTCAAACGCCGCCGACGTCGTTGGAACTGGTGAACCAGGCATTTTCACttgtaacaaaaaacacttttcacaACACTGAATGTTCGTAAAATAGTTCAGTTTGTCCCGTACTCTACCCGTAGAATTAGTTCAAACCACGCGGTTTTATTGTtcgcacactcacgcacacacccggATTAACACACGCGGAACTTTGCTTTACCCGAGAAGAGAGAATTGTTCACTCGCGCACACGCTCACTCCGTTTGAATAACGCGCGCGAACCTTTATCTTAACCCGAAAAGAGAATTGTTCACTCGCGCACACGCTCACTCCGTTTGAATAACGCGCGCGAACCTTATTGTTCACAATACGTTTGTTAGCACCGACCACGTTTTCCACGAATTAAAACGTTCGATATGCCTTAAGCAGGGAACTTGCCTCCTTGCACTGAAAACACTTCTTGCGTATTCGAACGACTGATGATCGATCACAAGCAAAAAGATACCGTACCGACCGCGTTTCCACAGATTGAAAACGTTCGATGTACGTGTATAGGGAACTTGCTCACCTACACTTGAAACATACAACTTTGAATTCAATGTTCACTAACACTTGAACAATGTATTGTTCAACAAGCGTCCAAAAGACTGAGGCTTGACCGTCAGAAACAATAACTGGCACCGACCACGTTTCCACGTATTGAAAACGTTCGATATGCTTTGTACAGGAACTTGCAAACCTGCACTGGTAATTTCTTGTGAATTCGAACGGCAGCGGTTCGACGACACACAATAATGTATCGCACCGACCACGTTTCCACAGATTGAAAACGCTCGATGTGCGTGTGTAGGTAACTTGCGCACCTACACTGGAACAAACGATACCACCAACGACGTTCCACGAATTGGAAGTCAGGTACTCGGTTTGTGGGGACACTTGCACTCCCGCACTGAAGCTACACAACACTTCTCACCGAAAACGTTCTACACTTTGAACGCTCGATGCACCAAATGTTGCGTATCTGGACTTCACAATTAAGCCACTTGTGAAGTGCACGATCTAACGCATGCGTATGCTCAAGTATGAGCCTGTCCGAACGCGCACAGCTATTTTACACGCACACTGAATGTCCTAGTGTCCAACTCACACTGTGACACTCGCGCGAACAATACACTGCCGTTATGCACACTTCCTCAATCTCTCTACGAGTATCGAAACAGCAAACGCACAATACACTGCCACTAATGCACCCGTGTGCAACGAATTGTCGTTATCTCGATAGCCAATTCTATCCGGTTCTACGAAGGACCATAATGTTTTAGTTAGTGAATTTCTCAACTGGTAGAGAGAGGAACGTCTGTACTGATTGAACGCTTGCGCTAGACTCCTTCTTTATtccttgtttccttcattcgtccCCTCAATACAATTCCCAAGCAGCAAATTCAAGTGACAGAAGGTCATATGTTTATACCGTACAAATTCATTACTCAACagtacccaaatagccagaattgcttaagcagctcattttggcacgctaaagatcgctgctctaattcgccttttgcagtagataaacagcatcaaagttctatgtgggtctttcaaacagcgctgtTCTTTCCCGCGATCTTTAGCAAACTTGCCCCTACGTTGTGATATTATTTTTGATTCATTTGCCGTAAAAGGAAAGAATTGATCGTACAGTTCAcgtgtgtttttattgagtattGAATTGCGACTGATCGCTGAGCGCCGCGCGCCCAGCATCAAGCAGCGCGTgcaaacatacgcacacactcacgccaAAAATTCCCATTCCTCCACACTTCTCCTCACCAGCACATCACACCGTATGCGGTACCAAACATACCGGCCCCCTTGAACAACTAAGTTTTCAAAATTCTCGTGAACACTCTAACAAACATATCTTAGACGACGGTCTCTTCATTACCCCAGAGGCAGTTTTTAAGGTAACAACACGCACAATCCCATCCTGCCCAGGGTGTACTTCCACGATCCGAGCCAAGGGCCAACGAGCGGATGGGAGATGTTCATCCTTGATAATGACGATGTCTCCGATAGATACTTGTTGTTCTGGTGGATTACGTCGCTGTTGCTGAGCAAGCTCATGAAGATACTCTGTACGCCAGCGCTGCCAGAAATGTTGAGCGTACTTCTGCAACCGCTGATACTGGTCGAGTCGATTGGTCGGGACATCCCGTATGTCAGTTTCTGGAGGTGGACGCATCATTCCCTTGATGAGAAAATGACTCGGTGTTAAAGCTGACAAATCGTTAGGGTCATTCGAAAGCGGCGTCAATGGACGAGAATTCATGCAGCCTTCGATTTTGATCAGCACTGTTGCCAGATCCTCATAAGATAGTAGCGAGACACCTAACTGCCTGACCAAAAGCTTCTTGGCCACCTTCACGGCGGCTTCCCAAAGCCCACCGAAGTTTGGTGCACGAGGTGGAATAAGGTGCCATTCAATTCCTTCTTCTGCTAGGTAGTTATTGATTTGACGGTTTTGAGCTTCGTCATGCAGCATCTGGTAGACTTGGTGAAGTGCGTTCTTTGCGCCGACGAAATTTGTACCATTATCCGAATAGATATGGTTCGGCTTGTTTCGTCGGAAGATGAAACGGTCTAAAGCCTTCAGGAACCCTGATGTACTTAGGTCACTCACAAGCTCTAAATGCACTGCTTTGGTGCTCATGCATACAAAAATGCATAGGTACGCCTTTTGAGGAGCTGCTTTGCGATGAATAGGCTTCAGCATTATCGGCCCACAGTAATCCACACCTGTACAGACAAATGCTTCGTTTGCAGTGACTCGAGAAAGCGGTAGCTGTCCCATCGGTTGCTGAATTGGAACAGGATTGGCTCGGTTGCAGCGATAACATGCTCGGATGGTAGATCGAACCGCTCTCCTGCCATTCAATGGCCAAAACTCCTCGCGAATGGCTGAAAGTGTTGATGTGATGCCACCATGCATCACTTTCTCATGTTGCTGCCTCAACAGCAATTGGGTAAATGGATGATACCCAGGAATGACGATCGGATGCTTCACACAGAATGGCACATCGGCATGTCCAAGTCTGCCACCAACACGTATGACACCATCCTTGTCAATGAATGGATGGAGTAGCTTGAGTGGGGATCTACCAGCAAGCTTTTGTTTCTTACGCAGTTGTCGTAGTTCATCGGGAAATACTTGTCGCTGTACCATCTTTACTAAAACGATTTTAGCATTTTGAATCTCATCCACAGAGAGATTGATCGTTTCGCGTTGTTCTTTACCACGCGCAATGTGGCAAAATCGCATGCAATATGCAGTTACATGAACCAACGTTCTGAATGAGGAGTATCGTAGGAGCAGTGGGTCGGGCTCGACTACTTGGGCAGTTAACACAACGTTACCCTTTCTTTCCAGCTCATCATCAGTGAAGTGCTGTTGTCCATACGATTTGCTGGGCCAGCACGAGCTATCGTTCATCAGCCAATCTGGTCCATGCATCCACATGTTGCTTTCCAAAAGCAATTCCGCAGAAACACCTCTGGATAGCATGTCGGCAGGGTTCTCGATCCCTGGCACATGATGCCAAATGCATCCATTGGTAGCAGCTTGTATCTCTCCTACTCGGTTTGCGATGAAAGTTTTCCACGTTCTAGGTGGTGCTGCAAGCCATTGCAGCGTGATGGTTGAATCGGACCACATATGTGTTTCGTTTACTGCCATGTCAATGGCTGATATTAGTTTCTGCTGTAATCTGGCAGCTAGCAAGGCTGCGCATAGTTCCAGTCTAGGGATGGTAAGCGGTTTGAGAGGAGCCACTCTCGATTTAGAAGCTAGCAGCGTTACTTGGGTTGTGCCGTCGATGCTTTGCGATCTCAGGTAGGCACACGCACCATAAGCTGCTTCTGATGCGTCTGCAAAACAATGCAGCTCTACATAGTTATAGTTGGGTGTCAAAGCAAATCTCGGGATCTTGAAATGAGCTAGCATGGGGAGCTGTTCGCAAAACTCTTCCCATTTGTCACACAATTGCCGCGGCAATTCGTCATCCCAACCGAGTTTGTTTGCCCAAAGTTCCTGTAAGAGGATTTTTGCTTGCACGATGATAGGCGATAGCAAGCCAAGCGGATCGTACAGCTGGGCAATCGTAGATAGCACTGTACGTTTCGTGCAGGGTCGTACATCAGGGATAGCAATCGTGAAACGGAATACATCGTTTGGTGGTTCCCAACATATGCCAAGCGTCTTGACATTTGCGGCTGCTTCGAATTCATGGGATGCTGTTGTTCCAAGCAGATCAGGTGTCAACCCATCAAGCACACTCAACTCGTTTGAGCACCATTTTCGGAACCTGAAACCTCCCTTACTCATGAGACTGGTCAGTTCGTCACGAAGTTGAATTGCTTGCTCAATGCTTTCTGCGCCGGAGATCAGATCGTCCACGTACAAGTTCTTCTTTACGGCTTCAGTTGCCAAAGGATAAGGAGCGCCTTCATCCTCAGCTAGTTGAAGTAGCGTACGTGTTGCTAGGAATGACGATGGAGCCAGACCATACGTCACCGTTGCCAACTCAAAAGTTTGCACAACTTCTGTTTCCTGAAAGCGCCAAAAAATACGTTGTAAACGTCGGTCATCGGGATGCATACTCACCTGGCGATACATTTTCTCGATGTCGGCGATCACCGCCACCTTATACTTGCGGAATCGCACGACGAGAGACAGCAGCTCATCTTGCACGACTGGTCCTACATGCAAGACATCGTTTAGAGAATGCCCCGTGACGCTCTTCGCCGAGCCGTCGAAAACCACACGCACCTTGGTCGTCGTGCTGGACTCTTTCACCACCGGATGATGCGGCAAGTAGTGAACTGCAGCCATGCTGTCCTCTTCAACCGGCACAGGAAACATGTGACCCAGCGTCACGTATTCTCGCATGAAGTCATCGTACTGCTGCTTCAGATGCTTGTCTTTAGCCAGCCTCTGTTCCAACAACCGAAAGCGCTTCTGGGCTGCAGCCTTCGAATCGCCAAGCATCTGAGCGTAGTCGTGGTGTTTCGGCATGCGAACGACGTATCTGCCGGTGTCATCTCGATTCGTCGTCTGCTTGAAGTACTGCTCGCAATGTTGTTCAACAGGAGACAATGATGTTATAGCAAGCTCTTCGACCTTCCAAAATCGCTCCAGCTGTTCTTGTAGTTTGTCGGTTGCCTCCATCATGTGACAACTAATTGTTGTTTGCGATTGCGATTCATGAAAGGTCGGTGTATCTCCTGCTACGAGCCAGCCAAACACCGTGTCGATGAGAACGTTTCGCTGGTTTGGCAAATGCACTTGTCCACCACGCAGCAACGAATAGAAATATGCTGCACCGATGATCATATCCACGCGCCGCGCGGTCCCGAAATCTGGATCGGCCAGAACGTAGTTCGAAGGAACGCCGACGGCAGCAGTAGAAAACGACGTTGACGGAATGTTCTGCGTTACTTTCTTCAACACAAGGAAATTCATTGCTTGTCGGTAGTGGTAGATCCGAGATCGCACTTCTGTACATACTATGTGCTTTGCATTGGTGGTAGTGCTGTCCACACCAGCAATTGAAACGCTAGCGGGCTTTCGTGGTAGTCGTAAAAGCTGACAAAGATGTTCACTGATCGCGTTCGGCTGCGATCCGTTGTCCAGCAATGCTCGCGCTAAGTGTTCTTTTCCGTATGCATCGACAACAACCAATACCACTGTAGAGAGTATAGCGTTAACGGCGGATTTCTTCGACGATGCCAACGCCATTGTTGAAGAGCTAGAAGTTTCACCCACTAATACACTGCTGTTTTCTTCGTGAGCATGAAGTAGTGTGTGGTGACGCTGAGAGCACTGCTGGCAATTGTATTTGGACGCACACGCATGGGCCAAATGTCCTGCTTTCAAGCAATTTCTGCACAGCCTTTTCTCACTCACCACTCTCATGCGTTCTTGTGTATTAGTGCCTTTGAACACATTGCACGACGCTATACTGTGCCCGTTCTTTTTGCACatcacacacactggtacgtTGTTGGTATGAGTTGTAGCTGCATGCAACGATACTTTTGTCTTTATTGGTTTTTTGGGAACTGCACTACACTTCTCTATTGCCAGTGTTTCCAACACTCTTACACGTTTTTCCAAAAACGCCATCATGTCCGTAAATGTAGGATCTTCATCGGCATGGGCTTCTTCCCACACACGGAGTGTTTCATCATCCAGCTTATCTGCCATCAACTCGATGAGAATTGAACTGAACGATTTCACGGGTTCTTTCAATTGTTCTAGGATTTTGACATGCCGTCGAAAATCGGCAACCAAACGGTCGAATATGCTTCTTACGCAAAATGATTGGGTTGGAATAACGTTTGACGATCGTACTCCATGCCAAATCATAATTCTCACTTGTAACCGAAATGGATTGTATTAAATTCGCAGCTTCTTCTTTGAGTGAAGCTCGAAGGTAGTGGAATTTTTCGATTGCCGTTATGTCCGTCGATGAGTGTATGAGTGAGACGTATGTGTCGTGGAACGTTAACCACGCATCGAAATTTCCTGCGAACTCTGGCAGTGCGATCAATGGGAGCTTCACTcttgaagaagaagatgaagcagCATTTGCAGCAACAGACACAATTTCAGCGACTGCCGGAATGGGCAACATACTACGCAATTGCGCCTTTGCGTACAAATACGTTTCCTCCATTTCTGCTCTAATACGCGCATTAGTTGCAACGCCTTCCTCGGAGATTTCCAAATCTTCGATGTCTTTTTGCACTGTTTCAAAAGATTCCCAAATCTTTTCCAAACGATCGAGTCGCGTCGACACTTGATTTTGTTGTTCACTTGTGAACGTTTTTACGAACTCTTTCACACGATTGATGGAGTCCATGTATTGGTGCCGCTTGAGCTCCTTGTACCGCAACTTGTCCTGCTTCGACATTTTGCAAaaggctcacacacacaaacactaacacAGATCGAGTGCCGCAGCACTGCTTTATGAACAAACGCTTCTGTACGCCGGTTTTCACAAAAACCGAAGGATTTATCaaaatcctggtcacggcaccaaaatGTTCTTTCCCGCGATCTTTAGCAAACTTGCCCCTACGTTGTGATATTATTTTTGATTCATTTGCCGTAAAAGGAAAGAATTGATCGTACAGTTCAcgtgtgtttttattgagtattGAATTGCGACTGATCGCTGAGCGCCGCGCGCCCAGCATCAAGCAGCGCGTgcaaacatacgcacacactcacgccaAAAATTCCCATTCCTCCACACTTCTCCTCACCAGCACATCACACCGTATGCGGTACCAAACATACCGGCCCCCTTGAACAACTAAGTTTTCAAAATTCTCGTGAACACTCTAACAAACATATCTTAGACGACGGTCTCTTCATTACCCCAGAGGCAGTTTTTAAGGTAACAACACGCACAATCCCATCCTGCCCAGGGTGTACTTCCACGATCCGAGCCAAGGGCCAACGAGCGGATGGGAGATGTTCATCCTTGATAATGACGATGTCTCCGATAGATACTTGTTGTTCTGGTGGATTACGTCGCTGTTGCTGAGCAAGCTCATGAAGATACTCTGTACGCCAGCGCTGCCAGAAATGTTGAGCGTACTTCTGCAACCGCTGATACTGGTCGAGTCGATTGGTCGGGACATCCCGTATGTCAGTTTCTGGAGGTGGACGCATCATTCCCTTGATGAGAAAATGACTCGGTGTTAAAGCTGACAAATCGTTAGGGTCATTCGAAAGCGGCGTCAATGGACGAGAATTCATGCAGCCTTCGATTTTGATCAGCACTGTTGCCAGATCCTCATAAGATAGTAGCGAGACACCTAACTGCCTGACCAAAAGCTTCTTGGCCACCTTCACGGCGGCTTCCCAAAGCCCACCGAAGTTTGGTGCACGAGGTGGAATAAGGTGCCATTCAATTCCTTCTTCTGCTAGGTAGTTATTGATTTGACGGTTTTGAGCTTCGTCATGCAGCATCTGGTAGACTTGGTGAAGTGCGTTCTTTGCGCCGACGAAATTTGTACCATTATCCGAATAGATATGGTTCGGCTTGTTTCGTCGGAAGATGAAACGGTCTAAAGCCTTCAGGAACCCTGATGTACTTAGGTCACTCACAAGCTCTAAATGCACTGCTTTGGTGCTCATGCATACAAAAATGCATAGGTACGCCTTTTGAGGAGCTGCTTTGCGATGAATAGGCTTCAGCATTATCGGCCCACAGTAATCCACACCTGTACAGACAAATGCTTCGTTTGCAGTGACTCGAGAAAGCGGTAGCTGTCCCATCGGTTGCTGAATTGGAACAGGATTGGCTCGGTTGCAGCGATAACATGCTCGGATGGTAGATCGAACCGCTCTCCTGCCATTCAATGGCCAAAACTCCTCGCGAATGGCTGAAAGTGTTGATGTGATGCCACCATGCATCACTTTCTCATGTTGCTGCCTCAACAGCAATTGGGTAAATGGATGATACCCAGGAATGACGATCGGATGCTTCACACAGAATGGCACATCGGCATGTCCAAGTCTGCCACCAACACGTATGACACCATCCTTGTCAATGAATGGATGGAGTAGCTTGAGTGGGGATCCACCAGCAAGCTTTTGTTTCTTACGCAGTTGTCGTAGTTCATCGGGAAATACTTGTCGCTGTACCATCTTTACTAAAACGATTTTAGCATTTTGAATCTCATCCACAGAGAGATTGATCGTTTCGCGTTGTTCTTTACCACGCGCAATGTGGCAAAATCGCATGCAATATGCAGTTACATGAACCAACGTTCTGAATGAGGAGTATCGTAGGAGCAGTGGGTCGGGCTCGACTACTTGGGCAGTTAACACAACGTTACCCTTTCTTTCCAGCTCATCATCAGTGAAGTGCTGTTGTCCATACGATTTGCTGGGCCAGCACGAGCTATCGTTCATCAGCCAATCTGGTCCATGCATCCACATGTTGCTTTCCAAAAGCAATTCCGCAGAAACACCTCTGGATAGCATGTCGGCAGGGTTCTCGATCCCTGGCACATGATGCCAAATGCATCCATTGGTAGCAGCTTGTATCTCTCCTACTCGGTTTGCGATGAAAGTTTTCCACGTTCTAGGTGGTGCTGCAAGCCATTGCAGCGTGATGGTTGAATCGGACCACATATGTGTTTCGTTTACTGCCATGTCAATGGCTGATATTAGTTTCTGCTGTAATCTGGCAGCTAGCAAGGCTGCGCATAGTTCCAGTCTAGGGATGGTAAGCGGTTTGAGAGGAGCCACTCTCGATTTAGAAGCTAGCAGCGTTACTTGGGTTGTGCCGTCGATGCTTTGCGATCTCAGGTAGGCACACGCACCATAAGCTGCTTCTGATGCGTCTGCAAAACAATGCAGCTCTACATAGTTATAGTTGGGTGTCAAAGCAAATCTCGGGATCTTGAAATGAGCTAGCATGGGGAGCTGTTCGCAAAACTCTTCCCATTTGTCACACAATTGCCGCGGCAATTCGTCATCCCAACCGAGTTTGTTTGCCCAAAGTTCCTGTAAGAGGATTTTTGCTTGCACGATGATAGGCGATAGCAAGCCAAGCGGATCGTACAGCTGGGCAATCGTAGATAGCACTGTACGTTTCGTGCAGGGTCGTACATCAGGGATAGCAATCGTGAAACGGAATACATCGTTTGGTGGTTCCCAACATATGCCAAGCGTCTTGACATTTGCGGCTGCTTCGAATTCATGGGATGCTGTTGTTCCAAGCAGATCAGGTGTCAACCCATCAAGCACACTCAACTCGTTTGAGCACCATTTTCGGAACCTGAAACCTCCCTTACTCATGAGACTGGTCAGTTCGTCACGAAGTTGAATTGCTTGCTCAATGCTTTCTGCGCCGGAGATCAGATCGTCCACGTACAAGTTCTTCTTTACGGCTTCAGTTGCCAAAGGATAAGGAGCGCCTTCATCCTCAGCTAGTTGAAGTAGCGTACGTGTTGCTAGGAATGACGATGGAGCCAGACCATACGTCACCGTTGCCAACTCAAAAGTTTGCACAACTTCTGTTTCCTGAAAGCGCCAAAAAATACGTTGTAAACGTCGGTCATCGGGATGCATACTCACCTGGCGATACATTTTCTCGATGTCGGCGATCACCGCCACCTTATACTTGCGGAATCGCACGACGAGAGACAGCAGCTCATCTTGCACGACTGGTCCTACATGCAAGACATCGTTTAGAGAATGCCCCGTGACGCTCTTCGCCGAGCCGTCGAAAACCACACGCACCTTGGTCGTCGTGCTGGACTCTTTCACCACCGGATGATGCGGCAAGTAGTGAACTGCAGCCATGCTGTCCTCTTCAACCGGCACAGGAAACATGTGACCCAGCGTCACGTATTCTCGCATGAAGTCATCGTACTGCTGCTTCAGATGCTTGTCTTTAGCCAGCCTCTGTTCCAACAACCGAAAGCGCTTCTGGGCTGCAGCCTTCGAATCGCCAAGCATCTGAGCGTAGTCGTGGTGTTTCGGCATGCGAACGACGTATCTGCCGGTGTCATCTCGATTCGTCGTCTGCTTGAAGTACTGCTCGCAATGTTGTTCAACAGGAGACAATGATGTTATAGCAAGCTCTTCGACCTTCCAAAATCGCTCCAGCTGTTCTTGTAGTTTGTCGGTTGCCTCCATCATGTGACAACTAATTGTTGTTTGCGATTGCGATTCATGAAAGGTCGGTGTATCTCCTGCTACGAGCCAGCCAAACACCGTGTCGATGAGAACGTTTCGCTGGTTTGGCAAATGCACTTGTCCACCACGCAGCAACGAATAGAAATATGCTGCACCGATGATCATATCCACGCGCCGCGCGGTCCCGAAATCTGGATCGGCCAGAACGTAGTTCGAAGGAACGCCGACGGCAGCAGTAGAAAACGACGTTGACGGAATGTTCTGCGTTACTTTCTTCAACACAAGGAAATTCATTGCTTGTCGGTAGTGGTAGATCCGAGATCGCACTTCTGTACATACTATGTGCTTTGCATTGGTGGTAGTGCTGTCCACACCAGCAATTGAAACGCTAGCGGGCTTTCGTGGTAGTCGTAAAAGCTGACAAAGATGTTCACTGATCGCGTTCGGCTGCGATCCGTTGTCCAGCAATGCTCGCGCTAAGTGTTCTTTTCCGTATGCATCGACAACAACCAATACCACTGTAGAGAGTATAGCGTTAACGGCGGATTTCTTCGACGATGCCAACGCCATTGTTGAAGAGCTAGAAGTTTCACCCACTAATACACTGCTGTTTTCTTCGTGAGCATGAAGTAGTGTGTGGTGACGCTGAGAGCACTGCTGGCAATTGTATTTGGACGCACACGCATGGGCCAAATGTCCTGCTTTCAAGCAATTTCTGCACAGCCTTTTCTCACTCACCACTCTCATGCGTTCTTGTGTATTAGTGCCTTTGAACACATTGCACGACGCTATACTGTGCCCGTTCTTTTTGCACatcacacacactggta
This is a stretch of genomic DNA from Anopheles merus strain MAF chromosome 2R, AmerM5.1, whole genome shotgun sequence. It encodes these proteins:
- the LOC121590094 gene encoding uncharacterized protein LOC121590094 gives rise to the protein MIWHGVRSSNVIPTQSFCVRSIFDRLVADFRRHVKILEQLKEPVKSFSSILIELMADKLDDETLRVWEEAHADEDPTFTDMMAFLEKRVRVLETLAIEKCSAVPKKPIKTKVSLHAATTHTNNVPVCVMCKKNGHSIASCNVFKGTNTQERMRVVSEKRLCRNCLKAGHLAHACASKYNCQQCSQRHHTLLHAHEENSSVLVGETSSSSTMALASSKKSAVNAILSTVVLVVVDAYGKEHLARALLDNGSQPNAISEHLCQLLRLPRKPASVSIAGVDSTTTNAKHIVCTEVRSRIYHYRQAMNFLVLKKVTQNIPSTSFSTAAVGVPSNYVLADPDFGTARRVDMIIGAAYFYSLLRGGQVHLPNQRNVLIDTVFGWLVAGDTPTFHESQSQTTISCHMMEATDKLQEQLERFWKVEELAITSLSPVEQHCEQYFKQTTNRDDTGRYVVRMPKHHDYAQMLGDSKAAAQKRFRLLEQRLAKDKHLKQQYDDFMREYVTLGHMFPVPVEEDSMAAVHYLPHHPVVKESSTTTKETEVVQTFELATVTYGLAPSSFLATRTLLQLAEDEGAPYPLATEAVKKNLYVDDLISGAESIEQAIQLRDELTSLMSKGGFRFRKWCSNELSVLDGLTPDLLGTTASHEFEAAANVKTLGICWEPPNDVFRFTIAIPDVRPCTKRTVLSTIAQLYDPLGLLSPIIVQAKILLQELWANKLGWDDELPRQLCDKWEEFCEQLPMLAHFKIPRFALTPNYNYVELHCFADASEAAYGACAYLRSQSIDGTTQVTLLASKSRVAPLKPLTIPRLELCAALLAARLQQKLISAIDMAVNETHMWSDSTITLQWLAAPPRTWKTFIANRVGEIQAATNGCIWHHVPGIENPADMLSRGVSAELLLESNMWMHGPDWLMNDSSCWPSKSYGQQHFTDDELERKGNVVLTAQVVEPDPLLLRYSSFRTLVHVTAYCMRFCHIARGKEQRETINLSVDEIQNAKIVLVKMVQRQVFPDELRQLRKKQKLAGRSPLKLLHPFIDKDGVIRVGGRLGHADVPFCVKHPIVIPGYHPFTQLLLRQQHEKVMHGGITSTLSAIREEFWPLNGRRAVRSTIRACYRCNRANPVPIQQPMGQLPLSRVTANEAFVCTGVDYCGPIMLKPIHRKAAPQKAYLCIFVCMSTKAVHLELVSDLSTSGFLKALDRFIFRRNKPNHIYSDNGTNFVGAKNALHQVYQMLHDEAQNRQINNYLAEEGIEWHLIPPRAPNFGGLWEAAVKVAKKLLVRQLGVSLLSYEDLATVLIKIEGCMNSRPLTPLSNDPNDLSALTPSHFLIKGMMRPPPETDIRDVPTNRLDQYQRLQKYAQHFWQRWRTEYLHELAQQQRRNPPEQQVSIGDIVIIKDEHLPSARWPLARIVEVHPGQDGIVRVVTLKTASGVMKRPSSKICLLECSREF